A genome region from Campylobacter concisus includes the following:
- a CDS encoding cupin has protein sequence MSEQRIYCMDLVKKEDPEKAVRTPFYQTESTGGSVWVIKPGQTLQKHYHHNSDDIWIVLQGEGIFYPQPNEEVPFKKGHVIVSKKDSCHGAKNTGDEDIIFVSIVAPVPSDYDPINE, from the coding sequence ATGAGCGAACAGAGAATCTATTGCATGGACCTTGTAAAAAAAGAGGATCCGGAAAAGGCTGTCAGAACACCGTTTTATCAGACAGAATCTACAGGCGGATCGGTCTGGGTTATCAAACCCGGTCAGACATTGCAAAAGCACTATCACCACAATTCCGACGATATATGGATCGTCCTTCAGGGAGAGGGAATATTCTACCCCCAGCCTAATGAAGAGGTTCCATTCAAGAAAGGCCATGTCATAGTATCGAAGAAAGACTCCTGCCACGGAGCAAAAAATACTGGAGATGAGGATATCATCTTTGTAAGTATAGTAGCACCTGTCCCTTCCGACTATGATCCTATAAACGAGTGA